ACTTATAAGGAACTTGACAAAGGTGAATCCTTTGTCCCGGCGGCAGACCTTTGGGCATTTAGGAATAGCTACCACGTTCTGCCTGTCCTTTTCTTCAAGCAGAACACCTCCACTCTCTTCACTTCTTCCTGTGTGACATGGTTTGTGACTTTGTGCTGTCTTAGACCCCTGCgtaattttaatgttaaattaaaaGCACTGTTTTAACCCAGTGCCTAGAGTCAAGCCCATTACCCCACGGCTGCCTAGCCAGTGTGAAGGtagtgttttctgttttccacacAGAGTGAAGGCCTGCTTGGCCTGGCTGGTTGCGAGGGGCATGAGGCAGGACAGTGTGGGGATTTGGGGGCAGTCTCCCCGCCACTCTTGGGAGGGTGGCTCTAAGCCAGCTCTCCCCAGGAGTCAGCTGCAGGGCGAGAGGGCCCATCAGATGAGCCCAGCCATCACCGCTTCAGCCTGCCCATGCCGAGGGGTTGGAAGGGACACGTCCGGGGCTCTCTGTTCCCAGCTCTCTGGTTCCTTCATCATTCACCTTGAGCAGGTGGAGCCCCCCTCTCTCTACTGCCATCCCTATCGGCAGGTTATCCCAAAGGCCACCCCGATGCAGAGAGCTTTGAAGCAGACCTGATGCACCTGAAGGAGAAGGTGGCTGCAGGGGCCGACTTCATCATCACCCAGCTGTTCTTTGAGGCTGACACATTCTTCCGCTTCTTTAAAGCTTGCTCTGAGATGGGCATCACCTGCCCCATCCTCCCTGGAATCTTCCCCATTCAGGTGAGGGTCCCTGGTGGACTAACagactccctcctcctccagccccccccccccccccccccgtcctaGCAcaggccagggccctggggtgaCGTGCCGAGTCCAGGCCAAAGTCCTTCTTTAATACTCATTAGATGGTCGTCAGGCAGATGCTTAGTCCTTGCAAAATGTTGTCTTACAGCCCCATGTTGATGACCTCTGATGTCCCCACCAAAATAGCAACAGTACCTGATGGAGGGGCTTACTGATAAGTGACACTAAAAGGGATTGTTACTCTTGTAAATTTTGGTTAAATCAATGTTTCCCAAACTTGGCTGTCACCAGAATCATTTAATAAGCTTTTTCAAAAGATGGATTTCCAGATTCCATGCCTAGAAGttctgatttagtagatctgaggtggggcctgggatTTTGTACATTACTTCTTAAGTTTTGCAGGTGATTCTGGTGATCGCTGAGGCTTGGGAACCACTGGCTTAGATGGCCACTATGTTATTAATAAATATTCTAGGGGCTAAAGGGCTGGCTCTGACCAGAGACAGGAATGCTGTTCTCTGCAGAGCAGGAAAAGCTGGCCTAGAGAAGGGTATTCGTACAGGGTGGTCTgactttcctgggtctctctgtGTCATGTGACAGAGGCCAGGCGACCTGGTGGGGGATAGGTATTTGGGGTGAGAGACAGGCTGGGAGATGGCACCCACAGCCCCCTCGTGTCTCGCGCAGGGCTACCACTCCCTCCGGCAGCTTGTGAAGCTGTCCAAGCTGGAGGTGCCGCAGCAGATCAAGGACGTGATTGAGCCAATCAAGGACAATGACGCCGCCATCCGCAACTATGGCATTGAGCAGGCCGTGAGCCTGTGCCGGGAGCTTCTGGAAAGTGGCCTGGTGCCAGGCCTGCACTTCTACACCCTCAACCGTGAGGTGGCCACCATGGAGGTTCTGAAGCGTCTGGGCATGTGGATCGAGGATCCCAGGTGAGGCCAGTGGCCCCAAATTCAGACCTGGGAGCCACAGAGGAGAGTCAGGAGGACAGGGATGTCAGAGAGAAGTCACAGAAAGAGTTCGCTGAGCAGTGCTGGCCGCCGCAGGGGGCACAGAGGGATGTCTGTGCCAGGGCTAGCGGCACCCTTAGGGCTCCAGTCTCAGTGGGAACTCCATGCCCGGCTTGGCATTTCTGAGTCAGATGGAAGAACCCAGGCTCAGCAGtgctccctctgccctgctcccGCTGGCCAGTCCCTGACCCTTTCTGTCTCCATTCTCACCCAGACGTCCCCTGCCCTGGGCCATCAGTGCCCACCCCAAGCGCCGGGAGGAAGACGTCCGTCCCATCTTCTGGGCCTCCAGACCAAAGAGTTACATTTACcgcacccaggagtgggatgaatTCCCCAACGGTCGCTGGTGAGCACCTACGGACAATCATGGACAATCCATCGCAAAAGAACTATTTCTTGGGAGGAGGGAAGCAGATCCTGGTTGAGTCCATGGAGTCCTGGTTGAGGAATGGTCCCCGGGGCAGGTAGAGGCTACTGTCTGTCAGGAGCCCAAGGTCAGGAGTGCGCCTTGACCCCCGGGCACCTCCTCTGCCAGGGGCAattcctcctctccagcctttgGGGAGCTGAAGGACTACTACCTCTTCTACCTGAAGAGCAAGTCCCCGAAGGAAGAGCTGCTGAAGATGTGGGGGAAGGAGCTGACCAGTGAAGAAAGCGTCTTCGAAGTCTTTGTGCGCTACCTCTCAGGGGAGCCCAACCAGGACGGCTATAAAGTGAGTGCTGCTGGGATGGGAGTCCTGCCTGCGTCCCCTCGCCCTGTGGGCCAGACCGTGGGGCCATGACCACCTACCCGGGGCCTCGTCTCTGTCTCTGGACGTGGCGCCTCAGCAGAGGGAGAAGGGTGAGTTGGGGAGTCCTGGCCTGGGGTGCCCAGAAGGGGCTGCTGGAGGCAGAGACGGGCTGGCTCTCTGACAGGGAGGGACCCAGGGTGCCAGATTGGATCATTGCCCAGCGCCGCTCACCCTCCTTAGGTGACTTGCCTGCCCTGGAATGACGAGCCCCTGGCGGCTGAGACCAGCCTGATGAAGGAGGAGCTGCTGCGAGTGAACCGGCGGGGCATCCTCACCATCAACTCCCAGCCCAACATCAACGGGAAGCCGTCCTCCGACCCCATCGTGGGCTGGGGCCCCAGCGGGGGCTATGTCTTCCAGAAGGTCTGGCATGGGTGCACAGGGCTACCCCTCCTCGACTGACACCCGGGGTTCCCcagggaaggggacagagcaGCCTTCCTCTCTGGGGGCTCTTTATTCTGAGCAGCAGTGGATCAGAGCAGACAGGAGCTCAGGCTctgagtcagacagacctgggcagGCTGGTCACTTGACCGCACTGAGCCTTggctttctcttctgtaaaatgggtatatgTCACATGATGTTCTGGGGATGAAACATGACAAAGCACGTAAAGTGCTTAGGACATGGGAAGCATTCATTGGCTGGGAGCGATTAATACTGTTCCTTGTGGGTCTCTTGCTCCTAGGGCTGCTGGAGTGAAAATTACATTCTGAACTAAAGCCCGAGGGCTGTGGAGTTAGAAAGACGTGGGTTTGAGCACCGGCTCTGCTGTTTACCGTCAGTGCAGACAAGTTGCTCAACTTCCCTGAActtagtttcctcgtctgtaaaatgggactaacagTGCCCACCATGTAGTTTTATGAGTGTTATatcaaatgaatttaaataaatccaGCTTAATCCCTGACAGACAGGTGGTACTGGGGAAGCCCTCCTCATCAATGTCACCacctggtgggtggggggtgtcGGGTGTCAGGCCTCTCTTGCTTTACTTGCCAAACGGCCCCTGTACAGCTTCTGAAATGACTTCTCCATGGAAACTTCCCCAGTTGGACGAAGGGTGGCAGATGTCCCTTAGACCTGTCCAGATCGAGGAATCACATACCTGCTCCCCTGGCTTTGCTTATGTATTTGCTGACTCCACCACCAGCTAGTGGCCACGGGCTAGTCCCGATGCCTTAAGTGTCCTGCCACGCAGGTCCATGTCAGTGCCTCCCTGGGACGGTCAGGAGGGCTGGCGTCCAGTGTTTCTGAGCACATGGCATACCCTGCAGCACCCAGAGAAGGCGCCCAGCGGGGACTGGGGGGTCCTTTGATAGCGCCTGGCTCTCTCCCGCAGGCCTACTTAGAGTTCTTCACTTCCCGAGAGACGACGGAAGCACTTTTACAGGTGCTGAAAAAGTACGAGCTGCGGGTTAATTACCACATTGTGGACGTGAAGGTAAGCAAGCTCCGGGTCCAGCTGTgcccagcagggccagggcacCAGGGTTTACTCCTCCGCTCAGCAGTCACAGAGCGCCCAGCCGGCCAGGCATTGTGCCAGACAGAGCCGGGCCCCTGCCCACCAGAGCCCCCAGCCTAGAGACGGAGGCCATCCGTGGATAATGACAGATGGTGTGAGCAGTTGTCCTTCATAATGATCAGGTTCACCAtggggagccaggggagggaCGTCTAACTTGGGAGGTCAGAGGAGGTGTTCAGAGGGGTCCTGTGTGGCCTGAATCTTTAAGGACAAGGAGGAGAAGGGCGTTCCAGGGAAAGGGCAAAGGGTGGGCAAAGGCATCGCTGCTGAGTGGGGTCAGAGTGCTCAGCCGGGGCCAGGTCCTCAGGGGTCTCAACTGTCCTGCTTGGAATTGGGGTTTTCCCCTGAAGGCAAGTGGGAGCCTTTCCCAGCAGTGGAGTGACTTTCATGTTTGATTTTAGGCAGGTTCCAGGGGACAGCGTGTGGGTAACAGGGCCAGGGGAGGTTAGAGTCAGCAGTCCCTGTGGAAGGTTGAATAGCAGAGAGAGGCCCGGCTGGGCGGGACAcgaggggagaggctggagcgGAGTGAGCGGAGCCACTGGCCGCAGAGCTGGTTGGAGCgtaggaagagaagggaaagccCAGGAAGGCCTCTGGGTTTCTGGCCGGCGGGGCGAGCAGCGCCGCTCACAGGGCCACCAAGCCAGAGGGCACAGGGCGGAGCGCGCTCCCGGCAGGGGACCGCAGCTGTCTGTGCCCCGGGTCTGCTCTCACCCCCGCCCCAGGGCGAAAACATCACCAACGCCCCTGAGCTGCAGCCCAACGCCGTCACTTGGGGCATCTTCCCTGGGCGAGAGATCATCCAGCCCACGGTGGTGGATCCAGTCAGCTTCATGTTCTGGAAGGTAAGGGTTTGGGGAGCAGGCCTGCCCCGCCCACCTCCAGAGCCTTGCGCAGGCAGTGTCGCTGGGTATCACTGAGGGTGTGGCCaaaggccgcactccccagggcTGTCAGTGCCCTGACTCTGACCGATGGAGATTACTTCTGGActagggggtgggaggtggcacTGGCGGCGGGCCAGGTTCTGTTTTTGGAAACGTCCTGTTGGGCGGCAGCAGGGACCCTTGGGGTGCTGAGCGTGGAGCCCTGACCCAGGGTCAGCCTGTTAACCTTGCCTGTGTGGGACTGTGTGTGTACTTGTGCCCTGCTGCCTTTCTCTGTGCGTGTGCAGGACGAGGCCTTCGCGCTGTGGACCGAGCAGTGGGGCAAGCTGTATGAGGAGGAGTCCCCATCCCGCATGATCATCCAGCACATCCACGACAACTACTTCCTGGTCAACCTGGTGGACAATGAGTTTCCGCTGGACAACTGCCTGTGGCAGGTGGTAGAAGACACATTTGAGCTTCTCAACCGGGCCCCCCAGAATGAGAGGGAGATGGAGGCTCCATGACCCTGCACCCCAGCACCCTTAGCTTGAGGCCACCGTGTcccaccttccttctccccagtccCGGTTCTCCTGGGGACCCCTGTTCTCCTTCatttctccccagccctggcctccacTCCCCAACACGATGGTGGCAGCTAGACTAGTGTGAGGCTCGTGGGCTCTGGCTGGACCTGAGTCAGCCCCACACGGGAGCCTGGGTTCCCTGCTCACTGACAGTCTGTGCTCCTGTGGGGAGCAGCCCCGTCCTGGGGGGGCACCATGGTGGGCGGGACACCATCGTCCCCAAGAGGGGTTGCTGCCAATGGAGCCCCTGGAGCCAACCTGGGACTGCCAGTGACCTTGCTCTTGGGCGTGTGGAGGACGAGCGAAGCAAACATGGTAGCAGGCACTGTGGGACCGTGGAGGAGACGTGGCAAGGTCAGGGTGCAGCACCCTTCCACCTCCAAGGGCTGGCAGCCGGGATCTACCTGCTCGGGGGCGAAGTGGGGGACCACTGCCCTGCCTACTGACTACCCTGCCACGGCACTGGCCCCAGGATGGACCTTAGACTGAAACCTAGTAATAGTTCTTGCCTCCTTCTACCTGAGAGTTCAGCTAGGTTTCCCCTCTTTCTCCAGCGCTGTTGTTTGAGACAGTTATCTCTGTTCCCGTGGCTCAAGTGAGAAAGTGCCTTTTAAGGGTTAAAGGTGTCTGAACCCTTGTGCGTGGTGGAGCCTGTGgccttcccctttctcccctggccGTGGAGGGTGCGGGGGTGCCCTGCCTGTTATCATCGAGGGCAAAGTTACGGTTTGGTGAGCAGGGCTCATTTCTTCCTGGCTTATTTTTCAGGCAGGCCCTCCTCCTGCcagctgctctgtcccctctgtgtGTCCTGCTCCCCAGGAATCGGCCCTCAGTCAGTCTGCTGTGGCAGATGCACACAGGCTGGTCCctgtcccagcccctgcctgggggTCTTTACTGACAAGTGGGGGGTGGGAACAGGGAGGCGGGCGGGGGGCCACAGAGCAGCCTGATGACAGAGGAAGCCGGTCGAAGGCGCGTCCTCCTCACTTTAGCGGCTGGCTGAAGTGAGGGGCAGCCTTTAGGAAAGACTGAGAGGCAGCTGGGACTAAGGAGATTGTTTTATTGTCCTTCAGAGCACAAGGACTGAGCGCCCTGTGGCCTGCGCCTGCGCTCTCCGAACTGGCGGGGCTCGGCTCCCTCCCGGGAGGCGGGGCTCAGTTGCTTTTCTGGCCATGGGAACAGTCACAACTGCAGCTGGGCCCCCTGCTCCGCCCCAAGTCCACCCCGTGCAGGGGCTCTGGCCGCTCCTTGCCTGCTCCCTGGCCTCCTGATATGCCCGCTTTGTTCAGGAGCCTCGGGCTGCTGGTGGCACCTCTCCACTGGCCCCTGGCTGCCAGACGCTGGTGCCACTTCTCAAAGGCCTGGAgtcagggagggggaaggaaaggcTGTTTGGATCCCTCCTGGGTCTGTGCTGTCAGTGCTGGGCTGACACCCTGGCCCAGCTCCTTTTATCCCTGAGGGAAGAGGaggcccttccctctgccccaggccaAATGCACGGGCTCAGAATAGATCTGACTTGTGGTCAGGGAAGGACGCTCTTTAAGGAGGGGAGCTCAGCGACCCACGTGGGACAGCAGCCCTGCCACCAGCCAAGCCTTGTTCCCAAACCAGTCACAGGGTAGGACTGGGCTGAGCACATGGTCAACAGCTGAATCAAGGGCTCCCGAAGCCAGGCTGTGTTTTCTCTAACTGAACTGACCCCTCCCTGAAAATGAAGGGTTTCTGGGGCGGCAAGCAGGCAGGGCCTGCAGCTCAAACCACCCAGGCGAGTGGTAGGGCCGCCCTACCAGTACCTGGGAGAGGACCCAGCCGGCTTCCCGCTGCCATAATCGCCGAGCCACCTGCAGCCGCAGGACTCGCCGCCGCCACATTCTCCACGCCCATCTCAGGTGCCACTGCCTGAGCTACGGGGAAAGTGGCGAGAAAGCCCCTCGCTGGGCCCACTGATaccctcacagcccccagcccctctgcagcctccccacCCGCAACCCTGTAGCACCAGCAGGCAGGGGATGTGACAAGGGGGGTTTCATCTGAGGTGTGTTAacaatgcagattcctgggcctgtTGCCCAGGTTTCAGCCTTTGTCCGTCCAAAGAGCACACTGAGAAGCAGCGTTTCTAGGGGTCCGGGTTGGGAATGGGATGAGATGGGCGGTCAGCCTGAGGCGGGAGGGGCGCCCGCTCACCAGTGTCCGCGCCAGCTGCTCTGCCCCCTGAGCATCTACCCAGCGCTGCCACGTCACTGCCAGGCGCTGGGCCTGCTGGGAGCCCTGGAGCCGGCGGAGCAGTGCCTCCAGGTGCCAGCGTTGCAGGTATTTTCTCCTGCAGGGAGAGGCCCTGGTGTGCATCCTGATGGCCGAGGGTGTCATGACACCCCCATGGCCAGGAAGAAGGGCAGAGCCACTGGCCTGGGCCTGCTCCCCCGGGATCCTGCGGACGAGCACTGGCCAGAGAGAGCCCAGGTCTGGCCTTGGGTCAGGCAAAGCCCCTTGGCCtggcccccaccaccacctccacccctccTCTTCCGCACATAGGTGCACACTCTGCTTCTACCCCAGCCGCCTTTGCTCGGCCTCTCCTTCGCCCTTGAGGTCTCTGGTCTCAGAGCTGCAGTCCCCTCCTGGCCCTTCAGGGCGCCCGCCCTGGACCCCGTGGGTGCATCTGGGCCACTGCAGCTGGAGCTGGGAGTCGGGGCAGAGTGGGGGCTCTCTGTTTCCTGGGAAGAGGAGTTGAGTCAGAAGAAGTTAACACATCACTCGGGGAAGCAAACCCGTGGTGCTCCTGGAGGTTGAGCACTAGAAAGAGGGTGAGCAAGAAAAGGTGTCAAGTGAGTTAAGTCTGTGTCCTCTTTTCCCCCACATCTGCCCAAGCCTCCTGCGGGCCAGAGAGAGTAGGTGGGGCAGGAGAACTCCTCATTGTTTTCTCAAAATAGTGAAACATCCCAGAAGAGAAGATGGTGGGGAAAATACAGAGTAAATACATAAGACAGGTATGCCAAGAGCTTGAAGCTGATTGCCAGGCCCTTGAGGGCTGGTGACTCCCTCATCCCCGCACTTCAGAGTGTGTATCCCCAGAGGGAGCATCTCCTTACCCTGAGCCCAGGATGTTTCTCTCCGCTTCCTCTGTCCACTGGGGCTCTGGTGATGGGttgggccaggcagcctgggcTTTGTGGCTAGTGACCTGCAGCTGCAGGTCTGAGAGAACAGCCAGAGACGAGAAGTTGACCCCAATGGGCTTGGACCTCCAGAGTCCCAAGTGACCTGGCGGGATTCCTTTCCTGCCCTGCCCCAACCAGTAACGGAGCCTCTATTTGTGTGTGCACAAGTGGGACAGTTTGAATTGCTGCACGTTCTCCCGTGAGCCCTGAGGCtcccagaggagacagagagggtgCCCAAGGGTAATGTGGCCATCAGCACGTGTCACTGCCTCATCCCCATCCTCTCACGTGGCTGGAGACTCGGAGATGAATGGACCAATGATGGCTACTGCTCAGTGAGGCCTACCTGTGCCAGGTACAGCCTGTGATGCGGGCATCACTCTCCCCACTCAAGCTTTACAAAGTTAAGTCACCTGTCTGAGGCCCCACCCCTCCTGAGTGGTCTGACACCAGAGCCCAAGCCCCCGGTGACTACTCTGGGCAGACCAGGGACTCTCTAAGGGAGTCTGTGCCAGCATGAGATGTAAAACCTGCTCCCCTTGTTAGCTGAGGGCTGCCCCGGTGCGTGTGTTCGCGTGGCAGAAAGAGGAGGGCTGGGATTCAGCCCCCGAGCTCCCATTTCTGGCATCTACTTTCAGTTTGTACAAGCCTCTGTTTCTCCATCAGTATTGGGGTCCCTGCTTGCCTTTGCTGACTGACGTGGAGTGAAAGTGTTTATAAACAtactctgagggaaaaaaattgtcttGAAACACAGATCTAGAAATAAAATGCCCTGAGACCCCTGAGTGTGCTGTGGCCAAATTCCTGCATATGTGAATATGTGAATTCTGCAAATAACCAAAGCTAGTTCCTTTCAATTCAATTTGAAACAAAGCACTTTAATCTTTTTCTAGAGTCTATCACATACTTCTTGGTGCCCTGAAACAGGATTCTTGATGATGCCACCTCATCTTGAGGAACACTGTGTGGCCTGCCAGCAGCCCTGCGGCTGTGTCCCGAGATGACGTGTCCCTAGACTGTCACGCAGTGCCTGGATCTCActgtgccctcctccctcctgctagGCCAAGAAGCTCTTGTCACCATTTGCTGGTATTAGAACTAATGCTTCTGGCCTGGAGACAGACTGGCAGTTATCTTtgggtggagagagagatgaaagaaatttttcacttatattttctgatttgttttgtgAAGAGCATGTTTCATtttctaatgagaaaaaaaaaaaacttgacaaaaAATTGCTACTGACCCCCTGTACCTATCACGATGCTAGACTGCACCAATGATTTACAATGAATGTAGATGTCTGTCTCCCTAATAGATGTGACCCAGGGCATGTCCTTGCAGTGGACCAGCACTGGGCTGGCACTCTGTCGGTGCTCAGTGAATGTGCGCTGATGGGCTGCTAGTTGGCTGCCAGAACAGGAGGCTCTGAGAACCCTAGGGGTGCTGTCCACAAGGCCACTGGGCACCTGGATAAGCATCCAGCCACCCTTGCCCCCTGGGTTGAATGAAGCTGATTCTGAAGCCACTGATTCTCAGGTCATTTTGGACCTCCCAACCCAGCTGGGCCCCACCTCACCTGCTTCCCCTTCCCCGGGGCTGGAGCAGTCATCAGCACCAGGAGGTGCCCTCTGGTGGCCAGCCTGAGCCAGTGCCTGACGTCCgccctgggcctggggtgggcTCTGGGCCCAGCCTGCTGGAACTGGGTGACGGAGGTTCGCTGGACACGGCCCTGGGCTGCTGACTGGGCCCAGGCCTCAAGGACCCTGGAgtgtgggctgggaggagggaggagcccacACAGGGGCCATCAGGGCCAGGGCTTTACAGCGGGTTGTAGGGAGCCCCCCCCAGCCTTCACCAGCGCCCTGCCGTGGGGGGACCCTCCAGGCAAAGCCCCATGCCTgtgctcctcctcccccatcccttttctggagaaatcagggtaaaatgGGCACGAAGAGCAGCAGAATATCACACAGAGACAGGCATCCTGTTTAGGGAACGGAGAGAATGCAGCGCTGCCAACTCCACTTTCCCTCCCCGCCTCCACAAGCACTGGTTTCTGTAGCACCTGGTGTGTGTCTGGCTGAGCTGAGTGCTTGCTCACTTAGCTTTAATCCCAATCCCCGGAAATGCCCCGCAAGGCAGGCCTGTTAGCTTCCTTTGACCTTCAAAATTAGAGACTTGCCAGAAGAGGGGTCAAACAGCTggaaagagcagagctgggatttgacccCAGGACCAGCTGCAATAACCAGGGTCTCCTGTCCCCATCACACCCAACCCCCTGAGCCTTGCCACCAGCCGCCAAataccctccaccccagcccaaaACAAGCTCAAGGCCCGAGCTGGAAGCACAGTGCAGGACTGCCCTCAGGCCATGGGCACCCACCTGGCGCTCAGCTTCCAGGCAGTGTGGGCTCGGCCGGCCTGGTGTAGGCAGGACTCACGCACCCACAGCgtccagcacagggcctgggcccgggctctctcttctgcctgCTGGCGGGCCTCGAAGCACTGGCCC
The Camelus dromedarius isolate mCamDro1 chromosome 14, mCamDro1.pat, whole genome shotgun sequence genome window above contains:
- the MTHFR gene encoding methylenetetrahydrofolate reductase (NADPH) isoform X1, coding for MVNEPRGNGGPNPRSEGSSSGSESSKESSRCSTPGLDPERHEKLKEKMKRRMESGDKWFSLEFFPPRTAQGAVNLISRFDRMGAGGPLFIDVTWHPAGDPGSDKETSSMVIASTAVNYCGLETILHMTCCHQSREEITGHLHKAKQLGLKNILALRGDPIGDQWEEEEGGFNYAADLVKHIRGEFGDYFDICVAGYPKGHPDAESFEADLMHLKEKVAAGADFIITQLFFEADTFFRFFKACSEMGITCPILPGIFPIQGYHSLRQLVKLSKLEVPQQIKDVIEPIKDNDAAIRNYGIEQAVSLCRELLESGLVPGLHFYTLNREVATMEVLKRLGMWIEDPRRPLPWAISAHPKRREEDVRPIFWASRPKSYIYRTQEWDEFPNGRWGNSSSPAFGELKDYYLFYLKSKSPKEELLKMWGKELTSEESVFEVFVRYLSGEPNQDGYKVTCLPWNDEPLAAETSLMKEELLRVNRRGILTINSQPNINGKPSSDPIVGWGPSGGYVFQKAYLEFFTSRETTEALLQVLKKYELRVNYHIVDVKGENITNAPELQPNAVTWGIFPGREIIQPTVVDPVSFMFWKDEAFALWTEQWGKLYEEESPSRMIIQHIHDNYFLVNLVDNEFPLDNCLWQVVEDTFELLNRAPQNEREMEAP
- the MTHFR gene encoding methylenetetrahydrofolate reductase (NADPH) isoform X3, translated to MDRPKPRVPAVGPCCPSRGMRASEAGSARFSVPPCIRNSAMVNEPRGNGGPNPRSEGSSSGSESSKESSRCSTPGLDPERHEKLKEKMKRRMESGDKWFSLEFFPPRTAQGAVNLISRFDRMGAGGPLFIDVTWHPAGDPGSDKETSSMVIASTAVNYCGLETILHMTCCHQSREEITGHLHKAKQLGLKNILALRGDPIGDQWEEEEGGFNYAADLVKHIRGEFGDYFDICVAGYPKGHPDAESFEADLMHLKEKVAAGADFIITQLFFEADTFFRFFKACSEMGITCPILPGIFPIQGYHSLRQLVKLSKLEVPQQIKDVIEPIKDNDAAIRNYGIEQAVSLCRELLESGLVPGLHFYTLNREVATMEVLKRLGMWIEDPRRPLPWAISAHPKRREEDVRPIFWASRPKSYIYRTQEWDEFPNGRWGNSSSPAFGELKDYYLFYLKSKSPKEELLKMWGKELTSEESVFEVFVRYLSGEPNQDGYKVTCLPWNDEPLAAETSLMKEELLRVNRRGILTINSQPNINGKPSSDPIVGWGPSGGYVFQKAYLEFFTSRETTEALLQVLKKYELRVNYHIVDVKGENITNAPELQPNAVTWGIFPGREIIQPTVVDPVSFMFWKDEAFALWTEQWGKLYEEESPSRMIIQHIHDNYFLVNLVDNEFPLDNCLWQVVEDTFELLNRAPQNEREMEAP
- the MTHFR gene encoding methylenetetrahydrofolate reductase (NADPH) isoform X2 produces the protein MDRPKPRVPAVGPCCPSRGMRASEAGSARFSVPPCISRNSAMVNEPRGNGGPNPRSEGSSSGSESSKESSRCSTPGLDPERHEKLKEKMKRRMESGDKWFSLEFFPPRTAQGAVNLISRFDRMGAGGPLFIDVTWHPAGDPGSDKETSSMVIASTAVNYCGLETILHMTCCHQSREEITGHLHKAKQLGLKNILALRGDPIGDQWEEEEGGFNYAADLVKHIRGEFGDYFDICVAGYPKGHPDAESFEADLMHLKEKVAAGADFIITQLFFEADTFFRFFKACSEMGITCPILPGIFPIQGYHSLRQLVKLSKLEVPQQIKDVIEPIKDNDAAIRNYGIEQAVSLCRELLESGLVPGLHFYTLNREVATMEVLKRLGMWIEDPRRPLPWAISAHPKRREEDVRPIFWASRPKSYIYRTQEWDEFPNGRWGNSSSPAFGELKDYYLFYLKSKSPKEELLKMWGKELTSEESVFEVFVRYLSGEPNQDGYKVTCLPWNDEPLAAETSLMKEELLRVNRRGILTINSQPNINGKPSSDPIVGWGPSGGYVFQKAYLEFFTSRETTEALLQVLKKYELRVNYHIVDVKGENITNAPELQPNAVTWGIFPGREIIQPTVVDPVSFMFWKDEAFALWTEQWGKLYEEESPSRMIIQHIHDNYFLVNLVDNEFPLDNCLWQVVEDTFELLNRAPQNEREMEAP